A genomic region of candidate division WOR-3 bacterium contains the following coding sequences:
- the scmC gene encoding SynChlorMet cassette protein ScmC, which translates to MNTGLRLNLADGQQWRIRPVDEQAAAIVAELGTVMGLSPATGSGRPGDGVRELCVAVCGESERLDLEASGAVVCRLAAPTNQWTKIDQMRRVASQIARETMARGGLLFHGALAEHRGSGFIMAGPQDVGKSTASRRLPSPWRSLCDDMTLVVPDGRGGFWAHPWPTWSRFLYNGPGGSWVVEDAKPLRAIFFLDQAPFDRLEPIYGTHATALTLQSAEELTRELLLQLTDVESAQVLCGKALGAAKGLATAVPVYSLKVSLDGRFWEKIEDVLPVGELPRSGEDSRCRAPMSVESFMADDTLRVVCTGTSMSPTLEEPDLLEVEPCGTAALRPGDVVCFKSPGTGKTIVHRVVSVGPRSGVFGHATDGRPRGGIRTRGDNNPVDDDEVLQPGDIIGRVRTAQRGAYRWRVRGGRLGLAVLPWTRLRRRIRNSTGLIPHTLYHFLAGLGPFDRMLPASLRPRLVRFRTRHRASLKLLIGRRTIGHYDFRRKEWHIRRPFRLLVDVQALPEQKP; encoded by the coding sequence ATGAACACAGGACTGAGACTAAATCTCGCCGATGGCCAGCAGTGGCGTATCCGCCCGGTTGACGAGCAGGCCGCGGCGATTGTTGCCGAATTGGGCACGGTCATGGGATTGAGTCCCGCCACCGGGTCGGGCAGGCCGGGCGACGGCGTCCGCGAGCTGTGCGTGGCCGTGTGCGGAGAGTCCGAGCGGCTGGACCTCGAAGCAAGTGGTGCGGTTGTGTGTCGCCTTGCCGCACCAACAAACCAGTGGACTAAGATAGACCAGATGCGGCGGGTCGCCTCCCAGATTGCGCGAGAGACAATGGCTCGTGGGGGACTGCTGTTCCACGGAGCCCTGGCCGAGCATCGCGGAAGCGGTTTCATCATGGCCGGGCCGCAGGATGTGGGCAAGAGCACGGCCAGCCGTCGCCTTCCCTCGCCCTGGCGTTCCCTCTGTGACGACATGACGCTGGTCGTGCCGGACGGCAGGGGTGGGTTCTGGGCTCATCCGTGGCCGACCTGGAGTCGCTTCCTCTACAATGGACCGGGCGGTTCCTGGGTCGTAGAGGACGCGAAACCTCTTCGGGCGATTTTCTTTCTCGATCAGGCGCCATTTGACCGGTTGGAACCCATCTATGGCACACATGCGACCGCCTTGACCCTGCAATCCGCCGAGGAACTCACTCGCGAGCTGTTGCTCCAGCTGACCGACGTTGAGTCGGCGCAGGTGCTCTGCGGTAAGGCACTCGGCGCAGCAAAGGGTCTGGCCACCGCAGTTCCGGTGTACTCGCTCAAAGTAAGCCTAGATGGCCGCTTTTGGGAGAAGATCGAGGACGTTCTGCCCGTCGGCGAACTCCCGAGGTCTGGCGAGGACAGCCGCTGCCGCGCCCCGATGTCTGTTGAGTCGTTCATGGCTGACGATACGTTGCGCGTAGTCTGCACCGGGACCAGCATGAGTCCCACGCTGGAGGAGCCCGATCTCCTTGAAGTGGAACCCTGTGGTACTGCGGCATTGCGTCCCGGCGACGTGGTATGCTTCAAGTCGCCGGGAACGGGAAAAACGATCGTGCACCGCGTGGTTTCCGTCGGTCCACGGTCAGGAGTTTTCGGCCATGCAACCGATGGGCGACCGAGGGGCGGTATCCGAACGCGCGGGGACAACAACCCGGTCGACGACGACGAGGTTCTCCAACCCGGGGACATTATTGGTCGCGTCAGGACAGCGCAACGCGGGGCGTATCGCTGGAGAGTCCGCGGTGGGCGGCTGGGTCTTGCGGTACTCCCGTGGACGCGCCTGCGCCGGCGCATCCGAAACAGCACCGGGCTTATCCCGCACACGCTGTACCATTTTCTCGCCGGCCTGGGTCCGTTCGACCGCATGCTCCCGGCAAGTCTTCGCCCAAGGCTGGTGCGTTTCCGCACCCGCCACCGGGCCTCTCTGAAACTGCTGATTGGCAGGCGTACGATCGGACACTACGACTTTCGTCGCAAGGAGTGGCACATCAGGCGGCCATTCCGCCTGCTAGTGGACGTGCAGGCCTTGCCTGAACAGAAACCCTAG
- a CDS encoding ABC transporter ATP-binding protein, translated as MKESSRPRFVDAVQQGLRLDRAIRLVWTSAPGWATLNLLLVVVQGLLPLAGLYLMKRLIDALQAGIAASGGSASFRPVLVWVVLAAGVALLTALARSLADVAGQAQSLVLTDKVTDVLHSQSVAVDLEYYENPLYHDTLQRAQGDAAQRPVSIVNRLVQIGQSAISLAGIGGLLFAFNPLLALVLALVALPGALVRLVYSRRLYRFEQEQTKQERRAWYYHWMLTHSYFAKEVRLFDLGSLFRTRFRALRQQLRGGRLALTRRRTLAGVLAQSVATVAVFGALAYIAYQTFKGTVTIGSLVMYYSAFQLATGSVSAILGGFAGLYEDNLFLSNFYKFLDLKPRVTAPVKPLPCPSRIDKGIAFNDVGFTYPGTSRKVLEGVNLTVAPGQVIALVGENGSGKTTLAKLLCRLYDPDSGAVTVDGVDIRQFEPARWRRQVSVVLQDYVQYQLPVWENIWLGDAESVPDRERIVEAARRSGVDPVIRRLPQGYDTPLGCWFEHGHELSVGEWQKVALARAFLRDSQIVVLDEPTSSLDPLAEEELFRHFRQAIHGRGAVLISHRFSTVQMADHIYVLDKGRVVEQGTHRQLLETDGLYARLYLAQAAPYHRS; from the coding sequence ATGAAGGAGAGTTCCCGCCCGAGGTTCGTGGATGCCGTCCAGCAAGGCCTGCGCCTGGACCGGGCGATTCGACTGGTCTGGACGAGCGCCCCAGGCTGGGCTACGTTGAATCTCCTCTTGGTCGTGGTCCAGGGTCTGTTGCCCCTTGCCGGGCTGTACCTGATGAAGAGGCTCATTGACGCGCTGCAGGCCGGCATTGCCGCGTCTGGCGGGTCCGCGTCCTTTCGGCCGGTGCTGGTCTGGGTCGTACTTGCCGCCGGGGTGGCTCTGCTCACGGCCCTCGCCCGTTCTCTGGCCGACGTGGCGGGACAGGCCCAGTCTCTGGTGCTTACCGACAAAGTGACCGACGTTCTACATAGCCAGTCGGTAGCGGTTGACCTTGAGTACTACGAGAATCCGCTCTACCACGACACACTGCAGCGAGCGCAGGGCGACGCCGCCCAACGTCCGGTGAGCATCGTCAACCGACTGGTGCAGATAGGCCAGAGCGCGATTTCTCTCGCCGGTATCGGAGGCCTGCTGTTCGCTTTCAACCCGCTGTTGGCCCTGGTTCTTGCCCTCGTGGCCCTGCCCGGCGCGCTGGTGCGGCTGGTGTATTCACGCCGGCTGTATCGCTTTGAGCAGGAGCAGACCAAGCAGGAACGGCGGGCGTGGTACTATCACTGGATGTTGACGCACTCCTACTTCGCCAAGGAGGTCCGGCTGTTCGACCTCGGGTCCCTGTTCCGGACCCGCTTCCGCGCCCTGCGGCAGCAACTGCGCGGAGGGAGGCTGGCGCTGACCAGGCGCCGCACTCTGGCTGGAGTGCTGGCCCAGTCGGTGGCCACGGTGGCCGTGTTCGGGGCTCTTGCCTACATCGCCTATCAGACCTTCAAAGGTACCGTCACCATCGGCAGCCTGGTGATGTACTACTCGGCTTTCCAGCTTGCGACCGGTTCGGTTTCGGCCATCCTCGGCGGTTTCGCCGGGCTGTACGAGGACAATCTCTTCCTCTCCAACTTCTACAAGTTCCTTGACCTGAAGCCCAGGGTAACGGCGCCGGTGAAGCCGCTGCCCTGTCCGTCGCGGATTGACAAGGGCATTGCGTTCAATGACGTCGGTTTCACCTATCCCGGGACTTCCCGCAAAGTACTGGAGGGGGTCAACCTGACCGTCGCGCCGGGGCAGGTGATTGCACTGGTCGGGGAGAACGGTTCGGGCAAGACCACGCTCGCCAAGCTCCTCTGCCGGCTGTACGACCCGGATTCGGGTGCGGTGACGGTTGACGGAGTTGACATCCGTCAGTTCGAACCGGCCAGATGGCGACGTCAGGTCAGCGTCGTTCTGCAGGACTACGTTCAGTATCAGCTACCGGTCTGGGAGAACATCTGGCTGGGCGATGCCGAGTCCGTGCCGGACCGCGAGAGGATCGTCGAGGCGGCCCGGCGCTCCGGCGTCGACCCGGTGATTCGCCGCCTTCCCCAGGGCTATGATACGCCGCTGGGCTGCTGGTTCGAGCACGGCCATGAATTGAGCGTGGGTGAGTGGCAGAAAGTGGCGCTGGCCCGGGCGTTTCTACGCGATTCGCAGATCGTGGTGCTTGATGAGCCCACCAGCTCTCTCGACCCCCTGGCCGAGGAGGAGCTGTTCAGACACTTCCGTCAGGCAATCCACGGCCGCGGTGCGGTCCTCATCAGCCACCGGTTCTCGACCGTCCAGATGGCCGACCACATCTACGTGCTGGACAAGGGCCGGGTAGTGGAACAGGGCACACACCGGCAGCTCCTGGAGACGGACGGGTTGTACGCCCGGCTCTACCTTGCCCAGGCCGCTCCCTATCATCGCAGCTAG
- a CDS encoding nucleotidyltransferase family protein encodes MENPRSAADLLLSYLSDPRPRTRNQEPVTDWNEVVSTAAYHGLAPLLFSRLKKSEVQDYVPADAWERLRQAYFASASRSGLFYRRLVPVLRCLRDSGIPVIAMKGVYLAEQVYGNLALRPMCDADLMVPRAELPRAIAALFDSGGAYQLSEHFDKFDWAVHHHARPLVVRELTVEIHWTLVPPTGAVRVDTAGLWERARPVTIARVEVLALSSEDLILHLCLSLGHQGFTGLKRLCDMAETLHRFRGEIDWARVVSLAHRWGASKYAGLTFHLARNLLGAAVPDDVLEQLVPGGLDRRKLETAQESIVARTDCLRSGSIIDRWGAMSMGGKARLSWERVFLPRGEMAVVYPESRKAKHLWPYYALRLRDVVRTLLAHLFRRGLPTARSGMEGRNAALANWLEDRMTVGGKRRTMKEQR; translated from the coding sequence ATGGAGAATCCCCGCTCCGCGGCCGACCTGCTCCTCAGCTACCTGTCCGACCCAAGACCAAGGACCAGGAACCAGGAACCGGTGACTGACTGGAACGAGGTCGTCAGCACTGCTGCCTATCATGGCCTCGCTCCCCTGCTGTTCAGTCGCCTGAAGAAGAGCGAGGTGCAGGACTACGTTCCGGCAGATGCGTGGGAGCGGCTGCGGCAGGCATACTTCGCCAGCGCCAGTAGAAGCGGCCTCTTCTATCGCCGGCTCGTACCCGTGCTTCGCTGCCTGCGCGACTCCGGCATCCCGGTGATTGCCATGAAGGGAGTCTACCTCGCGGAGCAGGTCTACGGCAATCTCGCTCTCCGGCCAATGTGCGACGCCGACCTCATGGTCCCGAGAGCAGAACTGCCGAGAGCTATCGCAGCATTGTTTGACTCGGGCGGCGCCTATCAGCTGTCAGAACACTTCGACAAGTTCGACTGGGCAGTACATCACCACGCACGGCCACTCGTCGTTCGCGAATTGACCGTTGAGATTCACTGGACACTCGTCCCTCCAACCGGAGCGGTAAGAGTAGACACCGCCGGTCTCTGGGAGAGGGCTCGCCCGGTCACGATCGCCAGGGTAGAAGTGCTTGCCCTTTCCTCCGAAGACCTGATACTGCACCTCTGTCTGAGCCTGGGCCACCAGGGTTTCACCGGCCTGAAGCGCCTCTGTGATATGGCCGAGACCCTGCACCGCTTCCGTGGCGAGATCGACTGGGCTCGGGTCGTGAGCCTGGCTCACCGGTGGGGTGCATCCAAGTACGCCGGCTTGACGTTTCACTTGGCCAGAAACCTGTTGGGCGCAGCGGTGCCGGATGATGTCCTGGAGCAGTTAGTCCCCGGAGGACTTGACCGGCGCAAGCTGGAGACGGCTCAGGAGAGCATTGTCGCCCGGACCGACTGCCTCCGGTCGGGATCGATCATAGACCGGTGGGGCGCAATGTCTATGGGGGGCAAGGCTAGGCTCTCCTGGGAACGGGTCTTTCTCCCACGCGGGGAGATGGCGGTGGTTTATCCTGAGTCGCGAAAGGCAAAGCACCTCTGGCCCTACTACGCGCTGCGGCTGCGTGACGTTGTCCGTACCCTGCTCGCCCACTTGTTCCGGCGCGGGCTGCCCACGGCGCGGAGCGGCATGGAAGGTCGCAACGCCGCGCTCGCCAACTGGCTGGAAGACCGAATGACGGTCGGCGGTAAGCGCCGGACGATGAAAGAGCAACGATGA
- a CDS encoding polysaccharide biosynthesis tyrosine autokinase, whose product MNPGPDAGGRAADAGSGLRHEDLQGGPPATDSRTIIQDYLEAATRRKWLALGVFLGVLAMITLSIVKTTPVFQARTTILVTDNNQGSLFGKEGTVFWPSGPNTANIVELLQSRSLAESVAKRLPDSALPSGSAVAARPVRNAEIIEVIASAPTRAAAVSVANAYADAYEQYDLGLSRLDVSAIRQFVENQLAVVGSRLDSSEQDLAQFKTAHKLTSIDEATRAMIERQSDLAAEYQRTLTEAKGNQAQLSFVQGRIAEEGKSMADVDAISSPLVAELKGTLNQIEVDKTNLLIRGFAPNSERIKVLDRQIDSTRARLRTESQKLITRQGFVDPAGHLNDLLESALTLNTGLASSQARQAALANALAGFDTQLERLPEAERQLARLTRDVETGRRVHSLLSERYEEARIREVGRISSVRIIDRASQARQTRPNVRSSLVAGLLLALVLAVGAVVAAENLDTAIHGQDEVERRGYAVLGSIPRLSLAGRRTKQNEAVTSHLITHTDFESSGAEAFRMLRTALAFTSAERPMRTIAVTSPGPSEGKTTVAVNLASVLAQAGSRVLLIDGDLRHPALHTLFKRGKKPGLSDLVVLNVSPAEAVFPTGLDGLSCLPCGTIPPSPADLLTLNATRALLERLETEYDYVVIDTAPVLVAADTPIIGTLADTTIMVVRADRTTLDALNRAGSAMLSGGAHLSGLVVNDVKRTGRYGRYYYYYYKYHYYRHGQQKANGVRTREGTEDEGAAPEGQG is encoded by the coding sequence GTGAACCCGGGACCCGATGCCGGCGGCCGGGCCGCGGACGCCGGTTCCGGACTCCGGCATGAGGACCTGCAGGGCGGCCCGCCGGCGACCGACTCCAGAACGATAATCCAGGACTACCTGGAAGCGGCCACCCGCCGGAAATGGCTGGCCCTGGGCGTATTCCTCGGGGTCCTGGCAATGATCACGCTGTCCATTGTCAAGACCACCCCGGTCTTTCAAGCCCGGACGACTATCCTGGTCACTGACAACAACCAGGGCAGCCTCTTCGGCAAGGAGGGAACCGTCTTCTGGCCGAGCGGGCCGAACACCGCCAACATCGTCGAGCTCCTGCAGAGCCGGAGCCTGGCCGAGAGTGTGGCCAAACGCCTGCCCGATTCGGCACTGCCCTCCGGCTCCGCGGTCGCGGCCCGGCCGGTGCGCAACGCCGAGATCATCGAGGTCATCGCCTCCGCCCCCACCCGCGCCGCCGCCGTTTCGGTCGCCAACGCCTACGCCGATGCCTACGAGCAGTACGACCTCGGACTCAGCCGGCTCGACGTTTCGGCCATCCGGCAGTTTGTCGAAAACCAGCTCGCCGTGGTCGGGAGCAGGCTCGATTCGTCCGAACAGGACCTCGCCCAGTTCAAGACCGCCCACAAGCTCACAAGCATCGACGAGGCGACACGGGCCATGATTGAGAGGCAGTCCGACCTCGCCGCCGAGTACCAGCGGACACTCACCGAGGCCAAGGGTAACCAGGCCCAGCTTTCGTTCGTCCAGGGCCGGATCGCCGAGGAGGGAAAGAGCATGGCCGACGTCGACGCCATCTCGTCGCCGCTGGTGGCCGAGCTGAAAGGCACGCTGAACCAGATCGAGGTCGACAAGACCAACCTCCTCATCCGCGGCTTCGCTCCCAACTCGGAGCGGATCAAGGTACTGGACCGCCAGATAGACAGCACCCGGGCGCGCCTCCGCACCGAATCGCAGAAGCTCATCACCAGGCAGGGGTTTGTCGACCCGGCCGGACACTTGAACGACCTGCTCGAGTCGGCCCTGACCCTCAATACCGGGCTGGCCTCGTCCCAGGCGCGGCAGGCAGCGCTGGCGAACGCCCTGGCCGGCTTCGACACCCAGCTCGAACGCCTGCCGGAAGCCGAACGACAACTGGCCCGGCTGACCCGCGACGTGGAGACCGGTCGCCGGGTCCACTCGCTGCTGTCCGAACGCTACGAGGAGGCGCGCATCCGGGAGGTGGGAAGGATATCTTCGGTGCGGATAATCGACCGGGCCAGCCAGGCGCGCCAGACCAGGCCGAACGTCCGGTCGAGCCTTGTGGCCGGGCTGCTCCTGGCCCTGGTACTGGCCGTCGGCGCCGTGGTGGCGGCGGAAAACCTCGACACCGCCATCCACGGCCAGGACGAAGTGGAACGCCGGGGGTACGCGGTGCTCGGCAGCATACCGCGGCTTTCACTCGCCGGCCGCCGGACGAAGCAGAACGAGGCTGTGACTTCCCACCTCATCACCCACACCGATTTCGAGTCATCGGGCGCCGAGGCTTTTCGCATGCTGCGCACCGCCCTTGCGTTCACCAGCGCGGAACGCCCGATGCGGACGATTGCCGTTACTTCACCCGGCCCGAGCGAAGGCAAGACCACCGTGGCGGTGAACCTGGCTTCGGTGCTGGCACAGGCCGGCTCCCGCGTCCTGCTGATTGACGGAGACCTGCGGCACCCGGCACTGCACACCCTGTTCAAGCGCGGCAAGAAACCGGGTCTGTCCGACCTCGTCGTCCTGAACGTCAGCCCGGCCGAGGCCGTTTTCCCGACCGGCCTTGACGGATTGTCCTGTCTGCCCTGCGGTACCATACCGCCGAGCCCGGCCGACCTGCTCACGCTCAACGCCACCCGCGCCCTGCTGGAGCGGCTGGAAACCGAGTACGACTATGTGGTGATTGACACCGCGCCGGTACTGGTCGCGGCCGACACGCCGATTATCGGCACGCTGGCCGATACCACGATAATGGTGGTCCGTGCCGACCGGACCACGCTGGACGCTCTCAACCGCGCCGGCTCCGCCATGCTCAGTGGCGGCGCGCATCTGTCCGGCCTCGTGGTCAACGACGTGAAGAGGACGGGGCGCTACGGCCGCTACTACTACTATTACTACAAGTACCACTACTACCGGCACGGCCAGCAGAAAGCAAACGGGGTACGGACCAGGGAAGGGACGGAGGACGAGGGGGCGGCGCCAGAAGGTCAGGGCTGA